The following DNA comes from Candidatus Binatia bacterium.
GCTCGATCCTCTTCTTCGACCTCGCCGTCCCGCGCGACGTCGAAGCCTCGGTCGCGCGGCTTCCGAACGTCTTCTTGAACGACCTCGACGCCCTGGGCGGGATCGTGGCGCAGAGCCTGGCGCATCGCCGGGGCGAGATCCCCAAGGTGGAAGCGATCGTCGAAGAGGAGCTGTCGCGCTTCCTGCGCTGGCACCGCTCGCTGGCCGTGGTTCCCACGGTCACCGCGTTCCGGAATCAGGTCGAGACGATCGCCCGGCAGGAGCTGGAGCGGCACAAGGGGAAGTTCCGAGCCGAGGACCACGCCGCGCTGGACGCCCTGGTCCACGGCATCGTGCAGAAGATGCTCCACCGTCCCACGACCAAGCTCACGAGGGCCGACGAAAAGGCCCCCGAGGGGATCGCCCGGATCGACGCCATCCGCGATCTGTTCGGAATCGAGGAGGAGGATTCCGATGCGGATCGGAACCCGCGGTAGCGCGCTCGCCCTGGCCCAGAGCGGCCACGTGCGCGAGCGCCTGGCGAACGGCGCTCCCGACGACATCCCGCTCGAGGTGATCGAGACCTCCGGCGACCGCAATCCGATGGCCTCCCTCCGCCGCTTCGGCGGCAAGGGGATCTTCACCAAGGAGATCGAGGAGGCGCTGCTGCTGGGCCGCGTGGACCTCGCGGTCCATTCGCTCAAGGACCTGCCGACCGAGATGACGGCCGGGCTCATGATCGGCGCGATGCTCCCCCGCGAGGACCCCCGCGACGCGGTGATCGCGCGCGGAGGAACGCCGCTCGAGAAGCTCCCTGCCGGCGCCACGGTGGGCACCTCTTCGCTCCGGCGAAAGGCGCAGCTCCTGGCGAAGCGGCCCGATCTGAACGTCGTGGACCTGCGGGGGAACGTGCCCACCCGGATCGCGAGGCTCGAAGAGGGGCGTTTCGACGCGATCGTCGTGGCGGCCGCGGGGCTCCGCCGGCTGAACCTGATCGACCGCGCCACCGAGCTCCTGGACGACGCCTTCATGCTCCCCGCGCCCGGGCAGGGCGTGGTGGCGATCCAGATCCGCGAGGGGGATCCGGAGACGGCGGCGGCGGTGGGCAAGCTGCACGATCCCGGCGCCGCCGCGGAGGCCGCGGCCGAGCGGTCGCTCCTCTCCGCGCTGGGCGGCGGCTGCCTGGTCCCGATCGGCGCACGCGCGAAGATCGAGGACGGCACCGTCACGCTCGCGGGCTTCGTCGGCGATCCCTCGGGACGGCCGGCGCTGCGGCGCACGGCGCGCGGTCCCGCCTCCGACCCGGAAGCGGTGGGGC
Coding sequences within:
- the hemC gene encoding hydroxymethylbilane synthase; this translates as MRIGTRGSALALAQSGHVRERLANGAPDDIPLEVIETSGDRNPMASLRRFGGKGIFTKEIEEALLLGRVDLAVHSLKDLPTEMTAGLMIGAMLPREDPRDAVIARGGTPLEKLPAGATVGTSSLRRKAQLLAKRPDLNVVDLRGNVPTRIARLEEGRFDAIVVAAAGLRRLNLIDRATELLDDAFMLPAPGQGVVAIQIREGDPETAAAVGKLHDPGAAAEAAAERSLLSALGGGCLVPIGARAKIEDGTVTLAGFVGDPSGRPALRRTARGPASDPEAVGRELARMLLHEGARAILDRARGDEVFP